A window of the Thermoleophilia bacterium SCSIO 60948 genome harbors these coding sequences:
- a CDS encoding ATP-binding protein: MSESEGRPTPNEDESEHADDEEIDWDGGSRPRRRARRTFGRVRATLHTTVPVGTESPATEVFLGLRLDRGFSHTRAATWRTDAERLKQIRGHVIYSEHELRSELIMVERDDSLLLVALSEGTVAARVAAADPKAAALGLARVRARVPQAPPATPDDRLRVRVCWREPYGEGGTSRRVEVEPWEVIARNYAAGTRAGVQRLIDADAATFEEQGRIIVWHGSPGTGKTHAIRALAHHWREWCDLVTVVDPEALFTDSDYLFEVATSSGTCGGDDRHKLLVLEDTGELLSADAKERTGQGLSRLLNLCDGIAGQGIRVIVLITTNEPVERMHSAVMRPGRCAAQVRFDALSVAEANAWLDDLGSEDPVDSPMTLAELYAGLREPVQTEASKDRAERRIGFAA, encoded by the coding sequence ATGAGTGAGTCTGAGGGCCGGCCGACGCCCAACGAGGACGAGTCCGAACACGCGGACGACGAGGAGATCGACTGGGACGGAGGGTCGCGTCCCCGCCGTCGGGCGCGGCGCACCTTCGGTCGGGTCCGGGCGACCCTCCACACCACCGTCCCGGTCGGTACCGAGAGCCCGGCCACCGAAGTCTTCCTCGGGCTGCGTCTTGATCGCGGCTTCAGTCACACGCGAGCTGCGACGTGGCGTACGGACGCCGAGCGGCTCAAGCAGATCCGCGGGCACGTCATCTACTCCGAGCACGAGCTGCGAAGCGAGCTGATCATGGTCGAGCGAGACGACTCGCTGCTGCTTGTCGCTCTCTCGGAGGGGACGGTCGCCGCCCGAGTCGCGGCCGCCGACCCGAAGGCCGCTGCTCTGGGCCTGGCGCGCGTCCGCGCTCGCGTCCCCCAGGCGCCGCCGGCGACGCCCGATGACCGTCTCCGCGTTCGAGTCTGCTGGCGCGAGCCCTATGGCGAGGGCGGCACGAGCAGACGGGTCGAGGTCGAGCCGTGGGAGGTGATCGCGCGAAACTACGCCGCCGGGACGCGCGCGGGCGTCCAGCGCCTGATCGACGCCGACGCGGCGACTTTCGAGGAGCAGGGACGGATCATCGTGTGGCACGGCAGCCCGGGGACCGGAAAGACCCACGCGATCCGCGCGCTCGCCCACCACTGGCGCGAGTGGTGCGACCTCGTGACGGTCGTCGACCCCGAAGCCCTCTTCACCGACTCCGACTACCTCTTCGAGGTCGCGACCTCGTCGGGCACTTGCGGCGGGGACGATCGTCACAAGCTGCTCGTGCTCGAGGACACCGGCGAGCTGCTGAGCGCCGATGCCAAGGAGCGCACCGGCCAGGGGCTCTCACGGTTGCTCAATCTCTGCGACGGAATCGCCGGCCAGGGCATCCGGGTGATCGTCCTGATCACGACCAACGAGCCCGTCGAGCGGATGCACTCCGCGGTGATGCGGCCGGGTCGCTGCGCGGCGCAGGTGCGCTTCGACGCGCTCTCGGTCGCTGAGGCGAACGCCTGGCTGGACGACCTCGGAAGCGAAGACCCGGTCGATTCGCCGATGACCCTCGCCGAGCTCTACGCCGGGTTGCGCGAGCCCGTCCAGACCGAGGCCTCGAAGGATCGCGCCGAAAGGCGCATCGGGTTCGCGGCCTAG
- a CDS encoding AAA family ATPase produces MIDVLAPEVRIEVPMAAEFVDEEAALITLTFQQSDLLASFGRARRMVVTGCAGSGKTMLAVEQAKRSAAKGADVAFVCFNKALRDHLKRTEGDSGIAFHTFHGLCTHLAHRAKLDVPRYPDGEIPQSYWSEELPDLLLEATEELGGQFDAIYVDEAQDLHNDWLDSLETTLRDPAKDQFWLFMDDNQRVYEQRLDVPDDFVPYDLTTNCRNTQAIHREVVKKYEGEVTPRSIGPEGRELEFYAVADQPECVASVVRRLIEEDEVLPQDIVVLSSHGKAKSSTHARGLDGRLGYVDKYTPTGPCVRFSSIRAFKGLEAPVVVMCELEDTDEASRDQQIYVAMSRAQNHCVVVVPGPGR; encoded by the coding sequence TTGATCGACGTCCTCGCCCCCGAGGTGCGGATCGAGGTCCCGATGGCGGCCGAGTTCGTCGACGAGGAAGCGGCGCTGATCACGCTGACGTTCCAGCAGTCGGACCTTCTGGCGAGCTTCGGGCGTGCCAGGCGGATGGTCGTTACGGGATGCGCGGGCTCGGGCAAGACGATGCTCGCGGTCGAGCAGGCGAAGCGCTCGGCGGCGAAGGGCGCAGACGTCGCGTTCGTCTGCTTCAACAAGGCGCTTCGCGACCACCTCAAGCGCACCGAGGGCGACTCGGGGATCGCGTTCCACACCTTCCACGGCCTCTGCACCCACCTCGCGCATCGAGCCAAGCTCGACGTCCCGCGCTATCCGGACGGCGAGATCCCGCAGAGCTATTGGTCCGAGGAGCTCCCCGACCTCCTGCTCGAGGCGACCGAGGAGCTCGGCGGGCAGTTCGACGCGATCTACGTCGACGAGGCCCAGGACCTCCACAACGACTGGCTCGACTCCCTCGAGACCACGCTCCGCGACCCGGCCAAGGACCAGTTCTGGCTGTTCATGGACGACAACCAGCGCGTCTACGAGCAGCGCCTAGACGTGCCCGACGATTTCGTCCCCTACGACCTCACCACGAACTGCCGCAACACCCAGGCGATCCACCGCGAGGTCGTCAAGAAGTACGAGGGCGAGGTGACGCCACGCTCAATCGGGCCCGAAGGTCGCGAGCTCGAGTTCTACGCGGTCGCCGACCAGCCCGAGTGCGTCGCGTCGGTCGTCCGGCGGCTGATCGAGGAGGACGAGGTGCTTCCTCAGGACATCGTCGTCCTCAGCTCCCACGGCAAGGCCAAATCAAGCACCCACGCCAGGGGCCTCGACGGCCGTCTCGGCTACGTCGACAAGTACACGCCGACCGGGCCATGCGTGAGGTTCTCGTCGATCCGCGCGTTCAAGGGGCTCGAGGCGCCGGTGGTGGTGATGTGCGAGCTTGAGGACACGGACGAGGCATCACGGGATCAGCAGATCTACGTGGCGATGTCGCGGGCGCAGAATCACTGTGTGGTTGTAGTTCCAGGTCCCGGACGGTAG
- the recC gene encoding exodeoxyribonuclease V subunit gamma has product MLHVHRSERADALVDGLAELLSDPPEDPFATEVVAVPTRGMERWLTQRLSARLGTSDESGRRDGVCANVDFPFPQRLVESAIVSALGEDPDRDRWLPERAAWPLVDVINESMDEAWFEPVARHLRRDDGADSGRRFRLARHLADLFDRYGRHRPEIIAAWARGEEAETGHPAESWQESLWRRLADRLGGTDPVSRLEAATRAIESSADAVDLPERISFFGMTRVSGLRLGVLEAIAAHRDVNLFLLHPSPALWGRVADGPMPSEVVRSTDSTRALTSNRLLASWGQDAREMQLSLGAVESFEDRHLAAEYGATSMLERIQAGVRTDAPLSRNDSDGPPREPLDPADTSLRIHACHGPARQVEVLREAILHELERDPTLEPRDVIVMCPDIETFAPLIHATFGAGDVFEDPDLSDVATGDKPVDLKVRLADRALRQTNPILGVAARLIELGTERVTASQVLELADEEPVRSRFGFDDEALERIQSWISDAGIRWGLDARHRAPFKLDSLESGTWKAGLDRILLGVAMTEDELPLVGGVLPLDDVESGAIDLAGRLAEMVDRLESGLTGLAEPKPIAAWTEHLWHFVASMTRTRRRDAWQSTEFERLLEDLVEESAQDGMPSQIAISFGELKGLIADRLEGRPTRANFRTGHLTICTLQPMRSVPHRIVCLLGFDDGVFPRKSQRDGDDLLLADPRIGDPDGRLEDRQMLLDAMMAAEETLIVTYSGRDERTNLIRPPCVPVGELLDAVDATASVEDGRARDMVLVEHPLQPFDPRNFENGRIRPDTSWSFDRFLLDGAAQLSAGTDVEDRPFLDRPLSPVESRTIELDDLVRFVQEPVRQFLRGRLGINLRSYGNEVEDRLPIDLDGLGRWGIGEKMLEGLLSGASPRAVCLAEIARGGLPPQQLGKAIHDGAFTIAERIYEAVSEADPSPPTSTEARVELADGRTVAGTVTGIRGKVVTAASYSSLKPKNRIGAWVRLLALLATDPDRDLTALTAGKSGNGASAAVISSLGDDPETRRETALSHLEAIVAIYDRGLTEPLPIYCSTSAAYAVGVYSGEAKKAYAAARKAWTSGYNSFGEDDDAEHEFVLGGRVGFDDLLGPPDAGDVNDRPGSDEETRFGLYAVRLWDGLLAREQVKALI; this is encoded by the coding sequence GTGCTCCACGTCCATAGGTCCGAGCGCGCAGACGCCCTCGTCGACGGGCTTGCCGAACTCCTCTCGGATCCGCCCGAGGATCCGTTCGCGACCGAGGTGGTCGCCGTACCTACCCGCGGTATGGAGCGCTGGCTGACGCAGCGACTCTCCGCGCGGCTCGGGACCTCGGACGAATCTGGCCGCCGCGATGGGGTCTGCGCCAACGTCGACTTTCCGTTCCCGCAACGGCTCGTCGAATCAGCCATCGTCTCGGCGCTCGGCGAAGACCCCGACCGGGATCGGTGGCTACCCGAGCGCGCAGCCTGGCCGCTCGTGGACGTCATCAACGAATCCATGGACGAGGCCTGGTTCGAGCCCGTGGCACGACACCTACGTCGCGACGACGGCGCCGACTCGGGGCGTCGGTTCCGGCTCGCTCGCCATCTCGCCGATCTCTTCGACCGCTATGGACGCCACCGGCCCGAGATCATCGCGGCCTGGGCACGCGGCGAGGAGGCCGAAACGGGCCACCCGGCCGAGTCCTGGCAGGAAAGCCTCTGGCGACGCCTTGCCGACCGCCTTGGCGGCACCGACCCGGTCAGCCGACTCGAGGCGGCGACGCGAGCGATCGAGTCGAGCGCGGACGCGGTCGACCTCCCGGAGCGGATCTCGTTCTTCGGCATGACCCGCGTCAGCGGGCTCCGCCTGGGTGTGCTGGAGGCGATCGCGGCTCATCGCGACGTCAACCTGTTCCTTCTGCACCCCTCCCCCGCCCTATGGGGGCGCGTGGCCGATGGCCCGATGCCGAGCGAGGTCGTCCGCAGCACAGACTCAACCCGCGCTCTCACTAGTAACCGGCTGCTGGCCTCGTGGGGTCAGGACGCGCGGGAGATGCAGCTGAGCCTCGGAGCGGTCGAGAGCTTCGAGGACCGCCACCTCGCCGCTGAGTACGGCGCAACCTCGATGCTGGAGCGAATCCAGGCCGGCGTGCGCACGGATGCACCCCTGTCTCGCAACGACTCGGACGGACCCCCGCGAGAACCGCTCGACCCGGCCGACACGAGTCTTCGAATCCACGCTTGCCACGGGCCCGCCCGCCAGGTCGAGGTCCTTCGTGAGGCGATCCTTCATGAGCTCGAGCGGGACCCGACGCTCGAGCCGCGCGACGTCATCGTGATGTGCCCGGACATCGAGACGTTCGCACCACTGATCCACGCGACGTTCGGTGCGGGCGACGTCTTCGAGGACCCGGACCTGAGCGACGTCGCGACCGGCGACAAGCCGGTCGACCTCAAGGTCAGGCTCGCCGACCGTGCCCTCCGACAGACCAACCCGATCCTCGGAGTCGCAGCCCGGCTGATCGAACTCGGCACCGAGCGCGTCACCGCCTCCCAGGTCCTGGAGCTCGCAGACGAGGAACCCGTCCGCTCGCGATTCGGGTTCGACGACGAGGCGCTCGAGCGGATTCAGTCATGGATCAGCGACGCCGGCATCCGCTGGGGCCTCGACGCTCGGCATCGCGCTCCGTTCAAGCTCGACTCGCTCGAGAGCGGGACCTGGAAGGCGGGGCTCGACAGGATCTTGCTCGGCGTCGCGATGACCGAGGACGAGTTGCCGCTCGTCGGGGGAGTGCTTCCGCTCGACGACGTCGAGAGCGGCGCGATCGACCTGGCAGGCCGCCTCGCCGAGATGGTCGATCGGCTCGAGAGCGGGTTGACCGGCCTCGCGGAGCCGAAGCCGATCGCTGCCTGGACCGAGCACCTGTGGCACTTCGTCGCTTCGATGACGAGGACGCGGCGCCGGGATGCGTGGCAGTCGACCGAGTTCGAGCGCCTGCTCGAGGATCTCGTCGAGGAGTCGGCGCAGGACGGCATGCCGAGTCAGATCGCGATCAGCTTCGGCGAGCTCAAGGGCCTCATCGCCGACCGCTTGGAGGGCCGGCCGACCCGAGCCAACTTCCGCACCGGGCATCTGACGATCTGCACGCTCCAGCCGATGCGCTCGGTCCCGCACCGGATCGTCTGCCTGCTCGGCTTCGACGATGGGGTGTTCCCTCGCAAGAGCCAGCGCGACGGCGACGACCTCCTGCTCGCAGATCCGCGGATCGGCGACCCCGACGGTCGGCTCGAAGACCGCCAGATGCTGCTCGACGCAATGATGGCCGCCGAGGAGACGTTGATCGTCACCTATTCCGGGCGCGACGAGCGGACCAACCTCATTCGCCCGCCCTGCGTGCCGGTCGGCGAGCTCCTCGACGCGGTCGACGCGACCGCGTCGGTAGAGGACGGCCGCGCGCGAGACATGGTCCTCGTCGAGCACCCGCTCCAGCCATTCGACCCGCGCAACTTCGAGAACGGACGGATTCGGCCCGACACGTCGTGGAGCTTCGACCGCTTCTTACTCGACGGCGCCGCGCAGCTTTCGGCGGGTACCGATGTCGAGGACCGGCCCTTCCTGGATCGGCCGCTCAGCCCGGTCGAGTCGAGGACGATCGAGCTCGACGACCTCGTGCGCTTCGTTCAAGAACCCGTTCGCCAGTTCCTGAGAGGGCGGCTCGGAATCAATCTGCGCAGCTACGGAAACGAGGTCGAGGACCGTCTGCCGATCGATCTCGACGGTCTCGGTCGCTGGGGCATCGGCGAGAAGATGCTGGAAGGACTCCTCTCCGGTGCCAGCCCTCGCGCCGTCTGCCTCGCGGAGATCGCACGCGGCGGCCTACCGCCGCAGCAGCTCGGCAAGGCGATTCATGACGGAGCGTTCACGATCGCGGAGCGGATCTACGAGGCGGTTTCGGAAGCCGATCCGAGCCCACCCACCTCGACCGAGGCGCGAGTGGAGCTGGCGGACGGACGCACGGTTGCCGGCACCGTCACCGGCATCCGCGGCAAGGTCGTGACAGCGGCGAGCTACTCGAGCCTGAAGCCGAAGAACCGGATCGGCGCCTGGGTCAGGCTATTGGCGTTGCTCGCCACCGACCCCGATCGCGACCTGACGGCGCTCACGGCTGGGAAGTCTGGAAACGGTGCATCCGCCGCGGTCATCTCATCGCTCGGCGACGACCCCGAGACGCGGCGTGAGACTGCGCTCAGCCACCTCGAGGCGATCGTCGCGATCTACGACCGCGGCCTGACCGAACCGCTGCCGATCTACTGCTCCACCTCTGCCGCGTACGCGGTCGGCGTCTACTCCGGCGAGGCCAAAAAGGCCTACGCCGCCGCCCGCAAGGCGTGGACCTCGGGCTACAACTCTTTCGGCGAAGACGACGACGCCGAGCACGAGTTCGTGCTCGGCGGAAGGGTCGGCTTCGACGATCTTCTCGGACCGCCCGACGCCGGCGACGTGAACGACCGGCCGGGCTCAGACGAGGAAACCCGGTTCGGCCTCTACGCGGTCCGGCTCTGGGACGGGCTGCTCGCCCGCGAACAGGTCAAGGCGCTGATTTGA
- a CDS encoding UvrD-helicase domain-containing protein, with product MSSPETNITDRFDVVGPLPEGVTLLEASAGTGKTYAIAALAARYVADGVPIEKLLLVTFGRMATGELRERVRDRLVSVEAALAGHLAGAPEPPTDEIATLLTDGDEDTVQRRRDRLADAISNFDAATIATIHAFCQEMLAGLGADSEVEDETEFTEDMAEMVEEVIDDLYVRRFAGEEEPRMKRAQAAEIARIAIGNPDTVLAEPDDADPDGLPSMRRRLAKAARTELDRRKRIAGLMTYDDLLGRLHAALEGEAGDAVAQRLAQRYSVVLVDEFQDTDPIQWGIFRRAFGETGTTLVLIGDPKQAIYAFRGADVYAYLEAARHSARRATLRTNWRSDQGLLDAYDALFRSARLGHDEIVYRDVRAAPPNQESGLIGAPDATPLRVRLVSRDDPDLVRTQSGLIQTEAAREHIAADLAGEVVDLLSSGAEVVTKRADDGTPTKTEGVRPGHLAVLVPTNRIAGQVREALDDVGVKAVINGSGSVFGTEPAQEWLRLLKAIERPSSGSRAHGAALTSFLGWSVEEVAEAEDADWGAVHRRLHAWGRILRDKGVASLLEAMTIGESIPERILADTDGERRFTDLRHIGQLLHEAASAERLGVTGLVAWLHARIEEAPREADEERSRRLESDEEAVQVLTIHRSKGLEFPVVYAPFLWHTSRVPKTNEPIAFHDPAAGDERRLDVCLAGASFKEHHRQAVVEDRGEHLRLAYVALTRARHQAVIWWVAAHNTQHSPLERLLFARDANGRIEPDGPKTPSDAEVRYAFDAIAEAAPGRIAVEESDPLAGSWSAERETPGALEAATFDRDLDPIWRRTSYSDIASGAYELRVASEPEVPALDDEPVGTDGAPAGEAAPTDPALATRSLMAGLPTGVRFGTFVHETFERIDFAAPDLRAEVETRVAERLERSELEVGDPAALTSALEAVITTPLGPELGDRALRDFGRADRLDELHFELPLAGGDDPTGKLQITAIADVLREHLPTDDPLASYAEALDEPGLRRAVRGYLTGSLDLVLRTQDDGERPRFAIFDYKTNWLAAPGEELAAWHHRPNALRREMSRGQYGLQAILYLATLHRYLRWRLSDYDPETDLAGVYYLFVRGMSGPETPMIGDHRCGVFGWRPPGTAVEALSDVMDGVAA from the coding sequence TTGAGCTCGCCGGAGACCAACATCACCGACCGATTTGACGTCGTCGGCCCCCTGCCCGAGGGGGTGACGCTGCTCGAGGCGAGCGCTGGGACCGGAAAGACGTACGCGATCGCGGCACTCGCGGCGCGCTACGTCGCCGATGGCGTGCCGATCGAGAAGCTCCTCCTGGTCACCTTTGGGCGAATGGCGACGGGCGAGCTGCGCGAGCGCGTCCGCGACCGCCTCGTCTCCGTCGAAGCGGCGCTCGCTGGCCACCTCGCGGGCGCACCCGAACCGCCCACCGACGAGATCGCGACGCTGCTGACCGACGGTGATGAGGACACCGTCCAGAGGCGCCGAGATCGGCTGGCCGACGCGATCTCGAACTTCGACGCGGCGACGATCGCCACCATTCACGCCTTCTGCCAAGAAATGCTCGCAGGCCTCGGGGCTGACTCGGAAGTCGAAGACGAGACCGAGTTCACCGAGGACATGGCGGAGATGGTCGAGGAGGTGATCGACGACCTCTACGTACGGCGCTTCGCCGGCGAGGAGGAACCGCGGATGAAGCGGGCGCAGGCCGCCGAGATCGCAAGGATCGCGATCGGGAACCCGGACACCGTCCTCGCCGAGCCCGACGACGCCGACCCCGACGGCTTGCCGTCGATGCGCCGCCGGCTCGCCAAGGCCGCGCGGACGGAGCTCGACCGTCGAAAGCGGATCGCAGGGCTGATGACCTACGACGACCTGCTCGGCCGCCTCCACGCCGCCCTGGAGGGTGAAGCTGGAGACGCGGTCGCGCAGCGGCTGGCCCAGCGCTACTCGGTCGTCCTCGTCGATGAGTTCCAGGACACCGACCCGATCCAGTGGGGAATCTTTCGTCGCGCCTTCGGTGAGACCGGCACCACCCTCGTACTAATCGGCGATCCGAAGCAGGCGATCTACGCGTTCCGTGGCGCCGACGTCTACGCCTACCTCGAGGCCGCGCGTCACTCGGCTCGTCGCGCGACGCTTCGCACCAACTGGCGGAGCGACCAGGGTCTACTCGACGCCTACGACGCCCTGTTTCGCAGCGCCCGCCTCGGCCACGACGAGATCGTCTATCGCGATGTCCGCGCGGCCCCGCCGAATCAGGAGAGCGGGCTTATTGGTGCGCCCGACGCGACCCCGCTTCGGGTCCGGCTCGTCTCACGCGACGACCCCGATCTCGTTCGCACGCAGTCGGGACTGATCCAGACCGAGGCAGCTCGCGAGCACATAGCCGCCGATCTCGCCGGCGAAGTCGTGGACCTTCTGAGCTCCGGCGCGGAGGTCGTGACGAAGCGAGCTGACGACGGAACCCCGACGAAGACCGAGGGCGTCAGGCCGGGCCACCTCGCCGTACTCGTCCCGACCAACCGCATCGCGGGCCAGGTCCGAGAGGCGCTCGACGATGTCGGCGTCAAGGCCGTGATCAACGGCTCCGGGAGCGTCTTTGGCACCGAACCCGCGCAGGAGTGGCTGCGTTTGTTGAAGGCGATCGAGCGACCCTCTTCAGGTTCGCGTGCGCACGGCGCAGCGCTGACCTCGTTTCTGGGCTGGTCGGTCGAGGAGGTAGCAGAGGCCGAGGACGCCGACTGGGGCGCCGTCCATCGTCGCCTCCATGCGTGGGGGCGGATCCTTCGCGACAAGGGAGTCGCCTCGCTGCTCGAGGCGATGACGATCGGCGAGTCGATCCCGGAGCGGATCCTCGCCGACACCGACGGCGAGCGCCGGTTCACCGACCTACGTCACATCGGTCAGCTCCTGCACGAGGCCGCGTCCGCCGAGCGCCTCGGCGTGACCGGACTCGTCGCGTGGCTGCACGCGCGTATCGAGGAGGCGCCGCGGGAAGCGGACGAAGAGCGAAGCCGCAGGCTCGAGTCCGACGAGGAGGCGGTCCAGGTGCTGACGATCCACCGCAGCAAGGGCCTCGAGTTCCCCGTCGTCTACGCGCCATTCCTCTGGCACACCAGCCGCGTTCCGAAGACCAACGAGCCGATCGCGTTCCACGACCCGGCCGCCGGCGACGAGCGGCGACTCGACGTCTGCCTCGCCGGCGCTAGCTTCAAGGAGCATCACCGTCAAGCGGTCGTCGAGGATCGAGGCGAGCACCTGCGGCTGGCCTACGTCGCGCTGACGCGGGCCCGCCACCAGGCGGTCATCTGGTGGGTGGCAGCCCACAACACCCAGCACTCACCACTCGAACGCCTCCTGTTCGCGCGCGACGCCAACGGCCGGATCGAGCCGGACGGCCCGAAGACGCCGAGCGACGCGGAGGTCCGATACGCCTTCGACGCGATCGCCGAGGCCGCGCCCGGCCGGATCGCCGTGGAAGAGTCGGACCCACTCGCGGGGTCCTGGAGCGCCGAGCGAGAGACGCCGGGCGCACTCGAAGCCGCAACTTTCGACCGTGACCTGGACCCGATCTGGCGTCGGACCTCCTACAGCGACATCGCCTCTGGCGCGTATGAGCTCAGGGTCGCGTCCGAGCCGGAGGTGCCCGCGCTCGACGACGAGCCCGTGGGCACCGACGGCGCGCCGGCCGGCGAGGCCGCGCCGACCGACCCCGCCCTCGCCACCCGCTCGCTCATGGCCGGTCTTCCGACCGGCGTCAGGTTCGGCACCTTCGTCCATGAGACGTTCGAGCGCATCGACTTCGCCGCCCCAGACCTCCGAGCCGAAGTCGAGACGCGAGTCGCCGAGCGGCTTGAGCGATCCGAGTTGGAGGTCGGTGACCCAGCCGCCCTGACGAGCGCACTCGAAGCGGTCATCACGACACCCCTCGGCCCGGAGCTGGGCGACCGCGCTCTGCGCGATTTCGGCAGAGCCGACCGTCTCGACGAGTTGCATTTCGAGCTCCCCCTCGCGGGCGGCGACGACCCGACGGGCAAGCTCCAAATCACGGCGATCGCCGACGTTCTTCGCGAGCACCTGCCGACCGACGATCCGCTCGCGAGCTACGCCGAAGCGCTCGACGAACCCGGCCTCCGGCGCGCTGTCCGCGGCTACCTGACCGGCAGCCTCGACCTCGTGCTCCGAACGCAAGACGATGGCGAGCGACCTCGCTTCGCCATCTTCGACTACAAGACCAACTGGCTCGCGGCGCCGGGCGAGGAGCTCGCGGCGTGGCACCACCGCCCCAACGCGCTCCGCCGCGAGATGAGCCGCGGCCAGTACGGGCTCCAGGCGATCCTTTACCTGGCGACGCTCCACCGCTACCTCCGCTGGCGACTGTCCGACTACGACCCTGAGACCGACCTTGCGGGCGTCTATTACTTGTTCGTCCGCGGGATGTCGGGTCCCGAGACCCCGATGATCGGCGACCACCGTTGCGGCGTGTTTGGCTGGCGCCCGCCAGGTACTGCAGTCGAGGCGCTTAGCGATGTCATGGACGGAGTCGCGGCATGA
- the recD gene encoding exodeoxyribonuclease V subunit alpha: MTDTSDEALAPDAEITPIDRFDGRRAASAPGLLAEFSAAGVISAADVHAAQRLAVFCSEEDERAILAAALAVRAPRVAQVFIDLASIRETIVVEQAEDDSLEALPWPEPTAWVQATRASSMVAVDEEQARLPLRLEGTHLYLDRYWREECQVAKDLLALGREANVDASAITEDLHRLFPGETTGRQAMAAATAYLRHLTVIAGGPGTGKTTTVARILALLLGRTEQDGERTPMVGLAAPTGKAAARLTEAIHEEAERLDVTDSVRAHLVDLEAMTLHRLFGWKAGSHSRFRHDRTQRLPHDIVIVDEASMVSLPQMARLMEAVRPDARLVLVGDPDQLASVEAGAVLGDIVGSATPEGLVIGERASRRLPETVGKDPPPSSDHNNPVADGVVVLKESHRFGSAIGDFAEAIRRGDPDHVVDLLAQPSEEIAWTDVDCQAGADGDLGPIRDAIMPSSRRMVESALAGDAAAALDALTEAKLLCAHREGPYGAAAWGRRLESWVAEVVPGFTPRGDRYIGRPLLITNNDYELGLFNGDLGIIVAGADGPLACFVKSGSGGEAVALLPERLGRHETVYAMTIHKAQGSQFESVAVIVPPATSPSTSRQLLYTSVTRARSAVSVVGTADAIRSAVMRPIDRASGLGPRLRRSF; encoded by the coding sequence ATGACCGACACCTCGGACGAGGCGCTCGCACCCGATGCCGAAATCACCCCAATCGATCGATTCGACGGGCGCCGCGCCGCAAGCGCGCCCGGCCTGCTGGCCGAGTTCAGCGCTGCGGGCGTCATCTCGGCGGCCGATGTCCATGCAGCCCAGCGCCTCGCGGTGTTCTGCTCCGAGGAGGATGAGAGAGCGATCCTCGCGGCAGCCTTGGCGGTTCGAGCGCCGCGCGTCGCGCAGGTGTTCATCGACCTGGCCTCGATCCGCGAGACGATTGTCGTGGAGCAGGCGGAGGACGATTCGCTCGAAGCCCTCCCATGGCCTGAGCCGACGGCCTGGGTCCAGGCGACACGCGCATCGTCGATGGTCGCCGTCGACGAAGAGCAAGCACGCTTGCCTTTGCGCCTCGAGGGGACCCATCTCTACCTAGATCGCTACTGGCGCGAGGAGTGCCAGGTGGCCAAAGACCTTCTCGCACTGGGTCGCGAAGCAAACGTCGATGCCTCCGCAATCACAGAGGATCTCCATCGCCTCTTTCCTGGCGAGACGACGGGCCGCCAAGCGATGGCCGCCGCGACGGCCTACCTGCGCCACCTCACCGTCATCGCGGGCGGTCCCGGGACCGGCAAGACCACAACAGTCGCCCGAATCCTTGCCCTGCTCCTGGGCCGAACCGAGCAAGACGGCGAACGCACCCCGATGGTCGGTCTAGCAGCGCCAACCGGCAAGGCAGCTGCACGGCTGACAGAAGCGATCCACGAGGAAGCCGAACGCCTCGACGTCACCGATTCAGTCCGAGCTCACCTTGTCGACCTCGAAGCGATGACGCTCCACCGCCTTTTTGGCTGGAAGGCGGGTAGCCACAGCCGTTTCCGCCACGACCGAACCCAGCGCCTTCCCCACGACATCGTGATCGTCGACGAGGCGTCTATGGTCTCCCTGCCGCAGATGGCTCGCCTTATGGAGGCGGTGCGACCTGACGCACGACTCGTGCTGGTCGGTGACCCAGACCAGCTCGCGTCGGTCGAAGCGGGCGCGGTACTAGGCGACATCGTTGGCAGCGCCACGCCAGAAGGGCTAGTCATCGGAGAGCGCGCGAGCCGGCGGCTCCCTGAGACGGTCGGCAAGGACCCTCCGCCTAGTTCTGATCACAACAACCCGGTCGCCGACGGCGTCGTGGTGCTAAAGGAGAGCCACCGCTTCGGCTCCGCGATTGGCGACTTTGCCGAGGCTATCCGCCGAGGGGATCCCGATCATGTCGTGGACCTTCTCGCTCAGCCCTCCGAGGAGATCGCTTGGACCGACGTCGATTGTCAAGCTGGCGCGGACGGAGACTTGGGTCCGATCCGCGACGCCATCATGCCCTCGAGCCGGCGAATGGTTGAGTCGGCGCTCGCCGGGGATGCCGCGGCTGCATTAGATGCGTTGACTGAAGCCAAGCTTCTCTGCGCACATCGTGAGGGTCCGTACGGTGCCGCCGCCTGGGGCCGGCGGCTTGAGTCATGGGTCGCGGAGGTGGTCCCGGGCTTCACGCCGCGCGGGGACCGCTACATCGGTCGCCCTCTCCTGATTACTAACAACGACTACGAGCTTGGGCTATTCAACGGCGACCTAGGGATCATCGTCGCCGGGGCCGACGGACCTCTCGCGTGTTTTGTCAAGTCAGGCTCCGGCGGCGAAGCTGTGGCGTTGCTGCCCGAGCGCCTTGGCCGCCACGAGACTGTCTACGCGATGACCATCCACAAAGCGCAGGGCTCGCAGTTTGAATCCGTAGCCGTAATAGTCCCGCCGGCGACCTCTCCGTCAACGTCACGTCAGCTGCTCTACACCAGCGTTACGCGTGCACGCTCCGCGGTCAGTGTGGTAGGAACCGCGGATGCAATTCGGTCAGCGGTGATGCGTCCGATCGATCGTGCTTCGGGACTGGGGCCGCGACTCCGGCGAAGCTTCTAG